A stretch of the Planctomycetota bacterium genome encodes the following:
- a CDS encoding metalloregulator ArsR/SmtB family transcription factor — protein sequence MKAANDLHQSESSTDLRDLAGALSAIADSVRLRMLRVLESEELAVGEIAQVLQMPQSTVSRRLKGLADHGWVQRRAAGTATLYRCVPDDLPEELRGLWLRVRAATERAADVEGDARRLRAVVAERKPSSAAFFGRLGAGWDDVSRELFGDRYASEALVALLPEGQVVADIGCGTGAFAAVLAPVSGEVIAIDREPAMLEAARERVGARSNVRFELGSAEALPLGDASVDLAVLSLVLHHADEPTRVLAEVARILRPGGRLVLVDMLAHTREELLREMGHAWAGFERSQLAAWCEDAGLWLRSHRPLPSTPEAKGPDVFAAIAVKPASEGSRVNGEDGYEKDTQDSTS from the coding sequence ATGAAAGCCGCCAACGATCTCCACCAATCCGAGTCCAGCACCGATCTGCGCGACCTTGCAGGCGCGTTATCGGCGATCGCCGACTCGGTGCGGCTGAGGATGCTCCGCGTGCTGGAGTCCGAGGAACTCGCGGTAGGCGAGATCGCCCAAGTGCTGCAGATGCCGCAGTCGACGGTGAGCCGCCGGCTCAAGGGCCTGGCGGACCACGGCTGGGTACAGCGGCGGGCGGCGGGCACCGCCACGCTGTACCGCTGCGTGCCCGATGACCTGCCCGAGGAACTCCGCGGGCTGTGGCTCCGCGTGCGAGCCGCGACCGAGCGGGCGGCGGACGTCGAGGGAGACGCCCGCCGCCTGCGTGCGGTCGTCGCGGAGCGGAAGCCCAGCTCGGCCGCCTTCTTCGGGCGGCTCGGCGCGGGCTGGGACGACGTCAGCCGCGAGCTGTTCGGCGATCGCTACGCCAGCGAGGCGCTGGTTGCGCTGCTGCCCGAGGGGCAGGTCGTGGCCGACATCGGGTGCGGCACGGGGGCATTCGCGGCGGTGCTCGCGCCGGTGAGCGGCGAGGTCATCGCCATCGATCGCGAGCCGGCGATGCTGGAGGCCGCGCGGGAGCGCGTCGGTGCTCGCTCCAACGTGCGGTTTGAGCTGGGATCGGCCGAGGCTCTGCCGCTCGGCGATGCGTCGGTGGACCTGGCCGTGCTGAGCCTGGTGCTGCATCATGCCGACGAGCCGACGCGGGTGCTCGCCGAGGTTGCGCGGATCCTGAGGCCGGGCGGGCGGCTGGTGCTCGTGGACATGCTCGCGCACACGCGCGAGGAGCTGCTCCGCGAGATGGGGCACGCGTGGGCGGGCTTCGAGCGATCGCAGCTTGCGGCGTGGTGCGAGGACGCCGGACTGTGGCTGCGGTCGCACCGGCCGCTGCCGAGCACGCCGGAGGCAAAGGGGCCGGACGTGTTCGCGGCGATCGCGGTGAAGCCTGCGTCGGAGGGTTCGCGCGTGAACGGTGAAGACGGGTACGAGAAGGACACGCAGGATTCGACATCGTGA
- the asnB gene encoding asparagine synthase (glutamine-hydrolyzing) — translation MCGILAIARLDDRPLDLTDNQGRRMRDTLAHRGPDGQGLWRTDGVALAQRRLEVIAPGHAGHQPMHSADGRWSLVYNGEAYNDAELRESLGPAAPRSPCDTATIVQLLQAEGPDGLSRIRGMFAIAAYDHAERRLVLARDPLGIKPLVYGFADGGRELVAASEVAAIFAHPGISPAIDPLGVSAYLTTIRTATAGRTMFEGVRMLQPGEVLEFDLRTGASRGWRLGTEADAATPTREALVDSVRAHLRADAPVCSLLSGGLDSAIITGIARGHEHGIATFTAGDDAADGGKNDDADPAHARRLAEEWGLPLAEVRLDAGGFVRGIETLIERTGQPVGTPNEAAIHALGCAMRARGYVVTLSGEGADELFGGYHGPLSEAAAHVDAGDRDPGLHHLLSAAWMTPEATQLVLAPHLAQRVQGDAWLVESYRAAFEEEAARPGPAVASPRDAAMRAHMRFLRRINLTGLLQRLDSTLSQSGIEGRVPFADRRVWAHADALATECLFDPTRPPHEGTKIALRRAFAGDLPERVLSRPKASFPLPFQRWLPALVARIDGDPIVRDVVAGEAWELVRGDPATHWRLAWPMANVALWARRWFG, via the coding sequence GTGTGCGGCATACTCGCGATCGCGCGGCTCGATGACCGCCCGCTGGACCTGACCGACAACCAGGGCCGGCGGATGCGGGACACCCTCGCCCACCGCGGGCCCGACGGACAGGGGCTCTGGCGGACCGACGGCGTCGCGCTCGCGCAGCGGCGGCTCGAGGTCATCGCCCCGGGCCATGCCGGCCACCAGCCCATGCACTCGGCCGACGGCCGCTGGTCGCTGGTGTACAACGGCGAGGCCTACAACGACGCGGAGCTGCGCGAGTCGCTCGGCCCGGCCGCCCCGAGATCGCCCTGCGATACCGCGACGATCGTGCAGCTGCTGCAGGCCGAGGGTCCCGACGGGCTCTCTCGCATTCGCGGCATGTTCGCGATCGCCGCGTACGACCATGCCGAGCGGCGGCTCGTGCTCGCCCGAGACCCGCTGGGCATCAAGCCGCTGGTGTACGGCTTTGCGGACGGCGGCCGCGAACTGGTGGCCGCCAGTGAGGTCGCTGCCATCTTCGCCCACCCCGGCATCTCCCCGGCGATCGATCCGCTGGGCGTGTCGGCCTACCTCACGACCATCCGAACCGCGACCGCCGGCCGCACGATGTTCGAGGGCGTCCGGATGCTCCAGCCCGGCGAGGTCCTCGAGTTCGACCTCCGCACCGGCGCGTCCCGCGGGTGGCGCCTCGGCACCGAGGCCGATGCGGCGACGCCGACGCGGGAGGCGCTGGTCGACTCCGTCCGCGCACACCTGCGGGCCGACGCCCCGGTGTGCTCGCTGCTCAGCGGCGGTCTTGACAGCGCGATCATCACCGGCATCGCCCGCGGCCACGAGCACGGCATCGCGACGTTCACCGCCGGCGACGACGCGGCCGATGGCGGCAAGAACGACGACGCCGACCCGGCCCACGCCCGCCGCCTCGCCGAGGAGTGGGGCCTGCCGCTCGCCGAGGTCCGCCTCGACGCCGGCGGCTTCGTGCGGGGCATCGAGACCCTGATCGAACGCACGGGCCAGCCGGTGGGCACGCCCAACGAGGCGGCCATCCACGCCCTGGGCTGCGCCATGCGGGCCCGTGGCTACGTCGTCACGCTCAGCGGCGAGGGTGCCGACGAGCTCTTCGGCGGCTACCACGGGCCGCTGTCCGAGGCCGCGGCCCACGTCGACGCGGGCGATCGCGACCCGGGGCTTCACCATCTGCTGTCGGCGGCGTGGATGACGCCCGAGGCCACGCAGCTCGTGCTCGCGCCGCACCTCGCTCAGCGCGTGCAAGGCGACGCCTGGCTCGTCGAGAGCTACCGCGCCGCGTTCGAGGAGGAGGCCGCTCGCCCCGGTCCGGCGGTGGCCTCGCCCCGCGACGCGGCGATGCGGGCCCACATGCGATTCCTCCGCCGCATCAACCTAACGGGCCTGCTGCAGCGGCTGGACTCGACGCTCTCGCAATCGGGCATCGAGGGCCGCGTGCCCTTCGCCGACCGCCGCGTCTGGGCGCACGCCGACGCGTTAGCCACGGAATGCCTCTTCGATCCAACGCGGCCGCCGCACGAGGGCACCAAGATCGCGCTGCGGCGGGCCTTCGCGGGCGACCTTCCCGAGCGGGTGCTCTCGAGGCCCAAGGCCAGCTTCCCGCTGCCGTTCCAGCGCTGGCTGCCCGCGCTCGTCGCGCGCATCGATGGCGACCCGATCGTCCGCGACGTGGTCGCCGGCGAAGCCTGGGAGCTGGTCCGCGGCGATCCCGCGACGCACTGGCGGCTCGCGTGGCCCATGGCCAACGTCGCGCTGTGGGCGCGGCGGTGGTTCGGGTAG
- a CDS encoding PilZ domain-containing protein, which translates to MPADALTSDPMPTHGPPLREGDRREIGRLEVRQLRTKLGRVVDISPGGLRVRGLPWPAVATYDEFEIELHGLQEVVPVTVRLVWIARPGMLTREIGLSFEHLNPHAEHALSGLFAACRQVHGRAA; encoded by the coding sequence ATGCCCGCCGATGCGCTCACGTCCGACCCGATGCCTACGCATGGCCCGCCGTTGCGGGAGGGCGACCGCCGGGAGATCGGCCGGCTGGAGGTCCGACAACTTCGGACGAAGCTTGGCCGAGTGGTGGACATCAGCCCGGGCGGGCTCCGCGTGCGGGGCCTGCCGTGGCCCGCCGTGGCAACCTACGACGAGTTCGAGATCGAGCTGCACGGCCTGCAGGAGGTCGTGCCGGTGACCGTGCGGCTGGTCTGGATCGCGCGGCCCGGCATGCTGACGCGGGAGATAGGGCTGTCGTTCGAGCATCTCAACCCGCACGCCGAGCACGCGCTCTCGGGTCTGTTCGCGGCGTGCCGGCAGGTGCACGGGCGAGCGGCCTAA
- the queF gene encoding preQ(1) synthase, with the protein MPDPSLLEAFPAPSDTPFVVEHVAEEFTSLCPMTGHPDFGVVRVRFQPRTAAQSGVCVELKSLKLYLQSFRDEGIFYEAVTNRIRDDLAALMDPAWMRITTEWRGRGGIRSVIRADHGDVPPG; encoded by the coding sequence ATGCCCGACCCCAGCCTGCTGGAGGCCTTCCCCGCGCCAAGCGACACGCCCTTCGTCGTCGAGCACGTGGCCGAGGAGTTCACCTCGCTGTGCCCCATGACCGGCCACCCCGATTTCGGCGTGGTGCGGGTCCGCTTCCAGCCGCGGACCGCCGCGCAGTCTGGAGTCTGCGTGGAGCTCAAGAGCCTGAAGCTCTACCTGCAGTCGTTCCGCGACGAGGGCATCTTCTACGAGGCGGTCACCAACCGCATCCGCGACGACCTCGCCGCGCTGATGGACCCCGCCTGGATGCGGATCACCACCGAATGGCGCGGCCGCGGGGGCATCCGCTCGGTGATCCGGGCCGACCACGGCGACGTGCCCCCCGGCTGA
- a CDS encoding HD domain-containing protein, which translates to MATATTRTLIRDLAEGEHVSGPFAIINPQLGKTRTDKLYLRCLLADKSGTAPARMWSIDEQGFNRLPVEGFVWVEGDAQAYQGEMQIIIQSVDPFDPNEEMIRELLPASKQDPETMFAQLADLLGTLSHPASQRLARAFLDDEPLMAAFRTAPAAKVLHHAYLGGLLEHTLQLCTLADLTLPRYPHLDRDLVLLGLFLHDIAKTRELMYDRAFDYTDRGLLVGHIVDGVILLREKALQPGVDLPPQALMVLEHIIISHHGQPEFGAVKVPATPEAIFVSMLDDLDAKTEMAIVAAKRDQPGTADLRGSFTEKHWALNTRIYRPNPLADG; encoded by the coding sequence ATGGCCACGGCGACCACGCGCACGCTGATCCGCGATCTGGCCGAGGGCGAGCACGTCAGCGGCCCGTTCGCGATCATCAACCCGCAGCTGGGCAAGACGCGGACCGACAAGCTCTACCTGCGCTGCCTGCTGGCCGACAAGTCGGGCACGGCACCCGCGCGGATGTGGTCGATCGACGAGCAGGGCTTCAACCGCCTGCCGGTTGAGGGCTTCGTGTGGGTGGAGGGCGACGCCCAGGCCTACCAGGGCGAGATGCAGATCATCATCCAGTCGGTCGACCCCTTCGACCCCAACGAGGAGATGATCCGCGAGCTGCTGCCCGCCTCGAAGCAGGACCCCGAGACGATGTTCGCACAGCTGGCCGACTTGCTCGGCACGCTGTCGCACCCGGCATCGCAGCGGCTGGCGCGTGCGTTCCTGGACGACGAGCCGCTGATGGCGGCCTTCCGCACCGCACCGGCCGCCAAGGTGCTGCACCACGCCTACCTGGGCGGGTTGCTCGAGCACACGCTGCAGCTCTGCACCCTGGCGGACCTGACGCTGCCCCGCTACCCGCACCTCGACCGCGACCTCGTGCTGCTCGGGCTGTTCCTGCACGACATCGCCAAGACCCGCGAGCTGATGTACGACCGCGCCTTCGACTACACCGACCGCGGGCTGCTGGTCGGCCACATCGTCGACGGCGTCATCCTGCTCCGCGAGAAGGCGCTACAGCCCGGCGTCGACCTGCCGCCGCAGGCGCTCATGGTGCTCGAGCACATCATCATCTCGCACCACGGGCAGCCGGAGTTCGGCGCGGTGAAGGTGCCCGCGACGCCCGAGGCGATCTTCGTCTCGATGCTCGACGACCTGGACGCCAAGACCGAGATGGCCATCGTCGCCGCCAAGCGGGACCAGCCGGGCACGGCCGACCTCCGCGGCTCGTTTACCGAGAAGCACTGGGCGCTGAATACCCGGATCTACCGGCCGAATCCTCTCGCCGACGGCTGA
- a CDS encoding LON peptidase substrate-binding domain-containing protein, producing the protein MSDEVAIQVNFSRPMPVFPLGVVALMPQQVAPFHIFEPRYRQMLGDALDGSGQIAMAVYDTSSIASYTSSDDELDLRPAVCIGHVVQHERLPDGRYNILLQGICRATILSEDPADGDRLYRQAMLEPLGLPNRDDPSLEAARQKLTEDLSEWPLSQLRTASWVVERLRNSKIPDLAAFELACFSLFSDPDLRYQLLAEPDPARRIRIVEMALGDLERLIRNAASQQPERWPKGVSWN; encoded by the coding sequence ATGAGCGATGAGGTCGCCATCCAGGTCAACTTCAGCCGGCCCATGCCGGTGTTCCCGCTGGGCGTCGTCGCGCTGATGCCCCAGCAGGTCGCACCCTTCCACATCTTCGAGCCGCGGTACCGCCAGATGCTGGGCGACGCCCTCGACGGCTCGGGCCAGATCGCCATGGCCGTCTACGACACCAGCTCGATCGCGAGTTACACCAGCTCGGACGACGAACTCGATCTGCGGCCCGCGGTGTGCATCGGGCACGTCGTGCAGCACGAGCGGCTGCCCGACGGCCGGTACAACATCCTGCTCCAGGGCATCTGCCGCGCCACGATCCTCTCGGAGGATCCCGCCGACGGCGATCGGCTGTACCGCCAGGCGATGCTCGAGCCGCTGGGCCTGCCCAACCGCGACGACCCCTCGCTCGAGGCCGCCCGCCAGAAGCTCACCGAGGACCTGTCCGAGTGGCCGCTGAGCCAGCTCCGCACCGCGTCGTGGGTCGTCGAGCGGCTGCGCAACAGCAAGATCCCCGACCTCGCCGCCTTCGAGCTGGCGTGCTTCTCGCTGTTCTCCGACCCCGACCTGCGCTACCAGCTCCTCGCCGAGCCCGATCCCGCCCGGCGGATCCGCATCGTCGAGATGGCGCTGGGCGATCTCGAGCGGCTCATCCGCAACGCGGCCTCGCAGCAGCCCGAGCGCTGGCCCAAGGGCGTCAGCTGGAATTAG
- the lipB gene encoding lipoyl(octanoyl) transferase LipB, with protein MPHAAHAATQADRATPGLDVVDLGRAAYADAYEHQVRTQRALIERRGEPAESLGTLFLVEHDPVITVSRRPKAAAHVLAADAQLRAAGVERVETDRGGDVTYHGPGQLVAYPILDLARFGLGLHEYMRLLEGVVIDALAAFGVGGHRDPGVTGVWVRRGDGSSAKIAAMGVRVRKWVTMHGLALNVDPDLSHFQLIVPCGLVGRSVTSLREVLGTGAPGMDDAKREVVAGFERELAERWRS; from the coding sequence ATGCCGCACGCCGCCCACGCCGCGACCCAGGCGGATCGCGCGACGCCGGGCCTCGACGTGGTCGATCTCGGCCGCGCGGCCTACGCCGACGCCTACGAGCACCAGGTCCGCACGCAGCGGGCGCTCATCGAGCGGCGGGGCGAGCCCGCCGAGAGCCTCGGCACGCTCTTCCTCGTCGAGCACGATCCGGTGATCACCGTGTCGCGGAGGCCCAAAGCCGCGGCGCACGTGCTCGCGGCCGACGCCCAGCTGCGGGCGGCGGGCGTCGAGCGGGTGGAGACCGACCGCGGCGGCGACGTGACCTACCACGGCCCGGGGCAGCTCGTGGCCTACCCCATCCTCGATCTGGCGCGCTTCGGCCTGGGGCTGCACGAGTACATGCGGCTGCTCGAGGGCGTGGTCATCGACGCGCTGGCAGCCTTCGGCGTCGGGGGCCATCGAGACCCCGGCGTGACCGGCGTGTGGGTGCGGCGGGGCGACGGCTCGAGCGCCAAGATCGCCGCCATGGGCGTCCGCGTCCGCAAGTGGGTCACGATGCACGGCCTGGCGCTCAACGTCGATCCGGATCTCTCGCACTTCCAGCTCATCGTGCCCTGCGGCCTCGTCGGCCGGAGCGTCACGAGCCTCCGCGAGGTGCTCGGTACAGGCGCGCCGGGCATGGACGACGCGAAGCGCGAGGTCGTTGCTGGATTCGAGCGGGAGCTGGCGGAGCGCTGGCGAAGCTAA
- the lpxA gene encoding acyl-ACP--UDP-N-acetylglucosamine O-acyltransferase — protein sequence MPEIHASAVIDPAAEIHDDAVVGPHCVVSGRVALAAGVRLMGGCYVEGPATIGERTSVYPGTAIGLPPQDFKFAPGSPTAGVVIGEGCVLREHVTIHAASNTETPTTLGDGCYLMVGSHMGHDVRVGNRVILTNHAVVGGHGSVGDGAVLSAHTAVHQHTRVGRLVMISGCVPVSMDVPPFCLVDGVNTIAAVNVVGLRRSGAPPESIAAVRNAFRVVLRRSLPRDEAAAKLRELGADEPMVLEMAEFVETTKRGICHGRDRSTRRR from the coding sequence GTGCCCGAGATCCACGCCAGCGCAGTCATCGACCCCGCCGCCGAGATCCACGACGACGCCGTCGTCGGGCCGCACTGCGTCGTGTCGGGCAGGGTGGCGCTGGCCGCGGGCGTGCGGCTGATGGGGGGCTGCTACGTGGAGGGGCCCGCCACCATCGGCGAGCGCACGAGCGTGTACCCGGGCACGGCCATCGGGCTGCCCCCCCAGGACTTCAAGTTCGCCCCCGGCAGCCCAACGGCCGGCGTGGTGATCGGCGAGGGCTGCGTGCTCCGCGAGCACGTGACCATCCACGCCGCGAGCAACACCGAGACCCCCACCACGCTCGGCGACGGCTGCTACCTGATGGTCGGCAGCCACATGGGCCATGACGTGCGGGTGGGCAACCGCGTCATCCTGACCAACCACGCGGTCGTCGGCGGGCACGGGTCCGTGGGGGATGGGGCCGTCCTGAGCGCCCACACCGCTGTGCACCAGCACACGCGGGTGGGACGGCTCGTGATGATCTCGGGCTGCGTGCCGGTCTCGATGGACGTGCCGCCGTTCTGCCTGGTCGACGGCGTCAATACCATAGCGGCCGTCAACGTCGTCGGGCTCCGCCGCTCCGGCGCACCACCCGAGTCCATCGCGGCGGTCCGCAACGCCTTCCGCGTGGTGCTTCGCCGCAGCCTGCCACGGGACGAGGCGGCGGCGAAGCTTCGGGAACTCGGGGCCGACGAGCCGATGGTGCTCGAGATGGCCGAGTTCGTCGAGACCACCAAGCGGGGCATCTGCCACGGCCGCGACCGCAGTACGCGGAGGCGTTGA
- a CDS encoding MBL fold metallo-hydrolase: MAWAIPSDAPGAPSYPRLRVLASGSGGNCSVLHAGAGGPVLIDAGLSPRRTGRLLADAGVEPADLRAIVLTHLDNDHFYASWARALPPAATLWVHAGHAASHRLDPLRGDPRLRTFDGAAFTPAPGLEIASRLARHDDEGVATLRVSFPGHPDRPGDLGFLTDLGEVTPDLVNFHAGVDVLAIESNYCPGMQAASDRPDFLKHRITGGRGHLSNQQCLEATEAIAPTSHAVFLHLSRECNDPDTVAALHEGAEYARTIASQDRPSRWVGCAAVREPHARLHTRPRVATVPAQPLLFGDVP; encoded by the coding sequence ATGGCGTGGGCGATCCCGAGCGACGCGCCCGGCGCACCCTCCTACCCACGGCTGCGGGTGCTCGCCAGCGGCAGCGGCGGGAACTGCTCGGTGCTGCACGCGGGCGCTGGCGGGCCCGTGCTGATCGACGCGGGCCTGAGCCCCCGCCGCACGGGGCGGCTGCTCGCGGACGCCGGCGTCGAGCCCGCGGACCTGCGCGCCATCGTGCTGACGCACCTGGACAACGACCACTTCTACGCCAGCTGGGCACGGGCGCTGCCCCCCGCCGCCACGCTGTGGGTGCACGCGGGGCACGCCGCGTCCCACCGGCTCGATCCGCTGCGGGGCGACCCGCGGCTCCGCACGTTCGATGGAGCCGCGTTCACCCCGGCCCCGGGCCTCGAGATCGCCAGCCGACTCGCGCGGCACGACGACGAGGGCGTCGCCACGCTCCGCGTCTCGTTCCCCGGCCATCCGGACCGGCCGGGCGATCTCGGCTTCCTGACCGACCTGGGAGAGGTCACGCCCGACCTGGTCAACTTCCACGCGGGCGTCGACGTGCTGGCGATCGAGAGCAACTACTGCCCCGGCATGCAGGCCGCCTCCGACCGGCCCGACTTCCTGAAGCACCGCATCACCGGCGGGCGGGGGCACCTGAGCAACCAGCAGTGCCTCGAGGCGACCGAGGCCATCGCCCCCACGAGCCACGCGGTATTCCTGCACCTGTCCCGCGAGTGCAACGACCCGGACACCGTCGCCGCGCTGCACGAAGGGGCCGAGTATGCGCGGACCATCGCCTCGCAGGATCGGCCGTCGCGGTGGGTTGGCTGCGCGGCCGTCCGCGAGCCTCATGCCCGATTGCACACTCGGCCCCGCGTCGCGACCGTCCCGGCGCAGCCGCTGCTGTTCGGCGACGTGCCGTGA
- a CDS encoding methyltransferase domain-containing protein → MTPSARNTSRSGYRDAQGRALGARQRTDREGAVHRLGRWLGSLIDGRRTIEVKGVRYTELDAVPLRRRAARQLSKRYQVEFAEGTRMVIEASPARIFADLQQPIDLPEFEACEPLLRPGDRVLCLHAGTGHGPAWLADRVGPTGAVVALEADPTSIRYARHRYPSANTALEADGLGALGGELDGAFDVVLHRRVPASVRQAREDVAECWRLVAPGGGLVLLSADRAIDARDARRAQVALAEAIEHAADDDIDEIERLRLADRAGLRVRRTIDDLADESDGGRDPSPPGDADSAGGGGRGGAPA, encoded by the coding sequence GTGACGCCATCGGCGCGGAACACCAGCCGCTCGGGCTACCGCGACGCCCAGGGCCGCGCGCTCGGGGCACGGCAGCGGACGGATCGCGAGGGCGCGGTGCACCGGCTCGGCCGCTGGCTGGGCTCGCTCATCGACGGCCGCCGCACGATCGAGGTAAAGGGCGTGCGCTACACCGAGCTCGACGCGGTACCGCTGCGGAGGCGGGCGGCGCGGCAGCTTTCGAAGCGATACCAGGTCGAGTTCGCCGAGGGCACCCGGATGGTCATCGAGGCCAGCCCGGCGCGCATCTTTGCCGACCTGCAGCAGCCCATCGACCTGCCCGAGTTCGAGGCCTGCGAGCCGCTGCTGCGGCCGGGCGATCGCGTGCTCTGCCTGCACGCCGGCACGGGGCACGGACCGGCGTGGCTGGCGGACCGCGTGGGTCCCACGGGCGCGGTGGTCGCGCTCGAGGCGGACCCCACCAGCATCCGCTACGCCCGCCATCGCTACCCCTCGGCCAACACCGCACTGGAGGCCGACGGCCTGGGCGCGCTCGGCGGCGAACTCGACGGTGCGTTCGACGTCGTGCTGCACCGGCGGGTGCCGGCGTCCGTGCGGCAGGCCCGGGAGGATGTGGCCGAGTGCTGGCGGCTGGTCGCGCCCGGCGGCGGGCTGGTGCTGCTGTCGGCCGATCGCGCCATCGACGCCCGCGACGCGCGCCGGGCGCAGGTCGCGCTAGCGGAGGCCATCGAGCACGCCGCGGACGATGACATCGACGAGATCGAGCGGCTCCGCCTCGCCGACCGGGCGGGGCTGCGGGTGCGGCGGACCATCGACGACCTGGCCGATGAGAGCGACGGGGGCCGCGACCCAAGCCCGCCGGGCGACGCGGATTCCGCCGGCGGGGGCGGACGCGGTGGCGCGCCCGCCTAG
- the rsfS gene encoding ribosome silencing factor, whose amino-acid sequence MESPRIEPDRPVHLVSSATARRTTQADARTMAIDLARMLHDDKCEAVTVLDVGGTSPVTDFVVIASGTSDRQMNAVLDHAIEFGDERGLPATREQRDERSTWLLADFVDVVLHLFEPNTRAHYDIEGLFAGAEEVTWARPDQVDRNRAGLRPDER is encoded by the coding sequence ATGGAATCTCCGAGGATCGAGCCCGATCGACCGGTGCACCTGGTCTCTAGCGCCACCGCCCGCCGCACGACGCAGGCCGACGCCCGCACAATGGCGATCGACCTCGCCCGCATGCTGCACGACGACAAGTGCGAGGCCGTGACGGTGCTGGACGTCGGCGGCACCAGCCCGGTCACCGACTTCGTGGTCATCGCCAGCGGCACCTCCGATCGCCAGATGAATGCCGTGCTCGACCACGCCATCGAGTTCGGCGACGAACGGGGGCTGCCGGCAACCCGCGAGCAGCGCGACGAGCGCTCGACCTGGCTTCTGGCCGACTTCGTCGACGTGGTGCTGCACCTCTTCGAACCCAACACCCGCGCCCACTACGACATCGAGGGGCTGTTCGCCGGTGCCGAGGAAGTAACCTGGGCCCGCCCCGACCAGGTCGATCGCAATCGGGCCGGGCTGAGGCCCGACGAGCGGTAG
- a CDS encoding 3-dehydroquinate synthase family protein, giving the protein MPPRRVEVATPQARYDVLIGHGLLDELGTLAHERLGPLRAACVFEDLGVPAGLRDAAAESLGGAAVGRYDFALDERSKSIETWSAMLAALAERRIERAGDAVFAIGGGILGDVAGFAAAAYRRGVPIVQCPTTLLAMVDASVGGKTGVNLRHATDGGETLLKNFVGAFHQPALVVADVDALRSLGDRDLACGLAECIKHTLIAPATDGPASLGWLLDHADEIRGRSPAVLADLVSAHVSIKARVVAGDERERATGNEPGRRALNLGHTFAHAIEALDAVRVDGDGGRDHPRHGEAVGLGLIAATRLAEILDAAPPQRREEVEHALRSVGLPTRLAEAPSADALIDAMHQDKKAAGGVLRLVVPTAGGVRIADAPPADALERAWAAVIP; this is encoded by the coding sequence ATGCCGCCCCGCCGCGTCGAGGTCGCCACGCCGCAGGCCCGCTACGACGTGCTGATCGGCCACGGTCTTCTGGACGAGTTGGGCACGCTCGCGCACGAGCGCCTCGGGCCGCTGCGGGCCGCGTGCGTCTTCGAGGATCTCGGCGTACCGGCCGGGCTCCGCGATGCGGCGGCGGAGTCGCTCGGTGGCGCGGCGGTCGGCCGCTACGACTTCGCGCTCGATGAGCGATCCAAGTCGATCGAGACCTGGTCGGCGATGCTCGCGGCGCTGGCCGAGCGCCGCATCGAGCGCGCCGGCGACGCCGTCTTTGCCATCGGCGGCGGCATCCTGGGCGATGTCGCGGGCTTCGCGGCCGCCGCCTACCGCCGCGGCGTGCCGATCGTCCAGTGCCCCACCACGCTGCTGGCGATGGTCGACGCCTCGGTGGGCGGCAAGACGGGCGTCAACCTGCGGCACGCAACCGACGGCGGCGAGACGCTGCTCAAGAACTTCGTAGGCGCCTTCCACCAGCCCGCGCTCGTCGTTGCCGACGTCGATGCGCTGCGATCGCTCGGCGACCGCGACCTCGCCTGCGGCCTGGCCGAGTGCATCAAGCACACGCTGATCGCCCCGGCAACGGACGGCCCGGCCTCGCTCGGGTGGCTGCTGGATCACGCCGACGAGATCCGCGGCCGCTCGCCCGCGGTGCTCGCCGACCTGGTGTCCGCCCACGTGTCGATCAAGGCCCGCGTCGTCGCCGGCGACGAGCGGGAGCGGGCCACGGGCAACGAGCCGGGCCGCCGGGCGCTCAACTTAGGTCATACGTTCGCCCACGCCATCGAAGCCCTGGACGCGGTCCGCGTCGACGGCGACGGCGGCCGGGACCACCCCCGCCACGGCGAGGCCGTGGGCCTGGGCCTGATCGCCGCCACCCGACTGGCAGAGATCCTGGACGCCGCACCTCCGCAGCGCCGCGAGGAAGTCGAACACGCACTACGGTCGGTGGGCCTGCCGACGAGGCTCGCGGAGGCACCGTCGGCGGACGCCCTCATCGACGCCATGCACCAAGATAAGAAGGCGGCCGGGGGCGTTCTTAGGCTGGTGGTGCCCACGGCTGGCGGCGTGCGGATCGCCGACGCACCGCCAGCCGACGCCCTCGAGCGGGCCTGGGCTGCGGTTATCCCGTAG